Below is a window of Leptospira sp. WS58.C1 DNA.
AAACTGCCGGAGTTTGAGATCAAAGAATAACTTATACCAATGGAGGATTTTGCAGATTCGGGAATCGCTAAACCTACGTTGTTACCGACCATTCTCCAGCCTAGATCCATTTGGATCCCTGCGCGTCCGAGCAAATATCCGAAAAGTAAATTCCCTGCTTGGTTATCCAAACCCCTAGAAAGATTAGAACCTAGTCCAGGCAGAACGGAAGAAGTCACTCTCACGTCCGTTAAAGGATCGAAAGCCCTTCTTTCCGTATTCGCTCCCACATAAGCTTCGGATTTATTTTCTTTATTCTGGCCCATGCTCATTGCCATTACAAAAACCTCTTCTCTTCCGAGGGAAGGGTAGAGGGCGAAAAATTCTCTCTTTTGTAGAAGAATTTTAGGTTGGTTCGGTAACTTATTCGGCAGTCCCGGAATCGAATCGTAAGATGCGGATTCGGTCGGGAGGTATTCCTGAAACACTTTCATTTCATAAGGATATTTGAATGTAAGAGCGGAAAAAAATTGGACCTTATTCTCTTCCTTCTCGTCTTTCTGGTCGGAAGTTCCCTTTTGGGAAAATAGGGCTTTATTTTTGGAAAAGTTGTCGAAAGAATCCCAGAAAAAAGTAGAACTGTTCTCTCCGTAGATTACGGACAGGCTCGCTATAAAGGGAATGATCACCTGCAGGATGGAAGGAAAGGTCTTTCTAAAAAACGAGCGCTTACGTTTAGGAAGAGATTTGGAATCAAATGTCATTTTCTCGGTTCTCATCCTATATTTATTGATATATGACGGAATATTCTGCTTTGCCAATGATAATTCCGTCATATTTAGCAAAAAAACCAACCTTCTATAATTTACTTGGAATCGGTAAAAATGAACACAAAGATCAGAAATTTCGGCCCCTGCAAATTTGAAAGTCCGGCCGCCTATGAATATTACACCGCAGACGAATCCAAGGTGGTTTTTAAGACGGTATTCGAAACGGAAGAGAACTGGAAGGAATATATAGAAGAAGGCGCCGAATTTTTCGAACAAGCAGGTCCTAGAAAGAAAATCTATTTCGACCCGAAAGAAGTAACCGCCGGGATCGTAACCTGCGGCGGGCTTTGTCCAGGGATCAATGACGTGATCCGAGGGATTGTAATGGAATTAAATTATAGATACGGGGTCAAACGTATCCTTGGATTTCCTTACGGTTATCAGGGCCTTGTCAAAAAGTATGATCATAAACCTATAGAGTTGAATCCCGAAAACGTGGCTCATATAGGAAGGGACGGAGGTACGATTCTTGCCTCTTCCAGAGGGAACCAAAATCCTTCCGACATGGTGGATCGACTCTCTTTATATGGAGTCAAGATGCTCTTCTGTATCGGAGGAGACGGAACCTTAAGAGGTGCAAAAGAGATCGTTAAGGAGATTGATAGAAGGGGCGAAGAGATTTCGGTCATCGGAGTTCCTAAAACGATAGATAACGATATCAATTATGTGCAAAAAACTTTCGGATTTTCCACGGCCTTCTCCAAAGCGATGGAAGCTGTAGAATGTGCGCATGTGGAAGCAAAAGGGGCGCCGAACGGGATCGGTGTAGTAAAGTTGATGGGAAGACATTCCGGTTTTATCGCGGTGAATGCAGCTCTGGCTTCTCAAAACGTAAATTATTGCCTCATTCCGGAAGTGGATTTTGATCTGCATGGAAAAGGTTCCTTCTTAGATGTTCTCAAAAAAAGAATACAGACCAGAGAACATGCAGTGATCATCGTAGCGGAAGGAGCGGGACAAAAGTTTTTCGGCAAGACGGAAGAAAGAGACGCTTCAGGAAATCTAAAGTTAGGCGATATAGGGGTGTATCTTAAAAATTCCATCCAAGAATTTTTCAAAGCGGAGAAGATAGAAGTGAACGTAAAATATATAGACCCGAGTTATATCATCCGTTCCATTCCCGCAAACCCTGAGGATTCCATTTTTTGCGGATTTTTAGCCCAGAATGCCGTACACGCTGCTATGGCAGGCAAGACGGATATAGTGATCGGTATGTGGAATAACGTATTCACACATCTTCCGATCGATATAGCCATCCAGGAAAGAAAAGTGCTGCAACCTACTAAGAGTACTTTATGGAGAACCTTGCTGGCCTCTACAGGGCAGCCCGCTCATATGGTGGCAGAATAGTAGAAGAGCCTATCTATTGAGTTATATTATGAAATTCTAATTCAGACGGACCATTACTAAAGTGTAATCGTCGTGAGGATCCGCCTCTCCTCTGAACGCATCGGTAGTATCCAGGATCAGTTCTTTTAGATTTTCCACAGGCATGTCCCCGTTTCTTTCTATCAGTTTTGCAAGATTTTCCAGAGAATACATTTCTCCGCCTTCGTTAGTGGTCTCGCTCACACCGTCGGTATATAGAACTAGAAGATCTCCCGGTTGGTATTCCACTTCATGTTCTTCTATCTCCGACTCTTTGATACCGAGAGGCATTCCTTTTCCGGAGAGAAGTAATACCTTCTTCTCTTTTGCTTTATATAATAGCTGCTCGTTATGGCCCGCACTAGAATAACGTATCCTTTTTTTGAGCATATTGATACGAGTGAGCATTACCGTAACGAACATAAAATAACCGGACTTCTCCTGGATGATCCGATTCGCCCCCATAAGGCTGATGCTTGTGGAAGAGTTACGCGCCACTTCACCTGCGATAATCGTTTTGGAAAATTCCATAAACAATGCTGCGGCGATCCCCTTTCCGGAAACGTCCGCGATCAGGATACTCACTTCGTCAGGATTATGGTAGATTAGATCGTAAAAATCTCCGCCGATCTCCTTAGATGCGGTATAAGAAGTTTCGATCTCCAAAAGATGCATCTTCTTAGGAATATTAGGCAATGAGTTCAGCTGGATCTGAGAAGCGATCTGCATGTCTCTTCGGATAGAGGTTAACTTCTCCTTTTGGTTCTTTGCCAAAAGACTATTATATGCTTCTGCGATCTGGTTGGAGATCGTGCTTAAAATGGAAAGATCCTGGTGAGAGAAACTATCCCCACTGATCTTATCCGCAGCGTTTAAAACGCCTATGATGGTACCGTCTTGGCGGATCGGAACGGAAACAAAGGATCTTGTCTTATAACGATTTGGGGTAAGAAGGTCCGGATTGATATCCGTTTGTCCTTGTACTAAAAGAGCTTTTCCCTGGGATAAAATTTCGTTTAAGATCCCTCGGGACTCATCCACCAAATGGGATTCTTCTTCCAGACTGAAACCGATTGATTTTGAGAGTTCGAAAGATTTTGTTCTAGGATTTTGGAAGATTAAAGAAACTCTTTCCGCACCTAAAACATCGGAGATGGAGTTTACTGTCAGATTTAAGAATTGGTCCAACTCGCCGATATTAGAAATCGCCTGGCTGATCTGATAGAGACAGTCCAATTCTCTCGCGCGATCTTTTAGATCGCGGATCAATTTTCTGTTACGGATCGCGATTGCAGCAAGATCGGAAAGATATTCTAATATTTTAATATCCTTAATTGTGAATTCGGGCCTTTCCAAAGAGTTCACCGCTTCCAGTACTCCCTGGATCTCTCCTTGGGCCTTCATCGGAACGCAGATCAGGTTTTTTGTGGTAAATCCGACTGCGTCGTCTATATTCCTATAAATCCTAGGATCGTTTGCCGCATCGTTAACGATGACAGGTTCTAAACTTTCTAGAACCATTCCGGCGATCCCTTTTCCTCTCGGGACTTTTAATTCTGTGAGGGACTCTCCCTTATCACCTTTAGCGACTTGGAATACGAGACAATCTTCTTCCCGATCGTAGAGTAGAAGGGAACATCCTTCCGTATTGAGTACATCTTTTGTGGTCTCTATAATAATTCCTAAAAGTTCTTCCAGATCATCCGTGGAGTTGATCCTGGCGGTAATGTCTGAAATAAGCGCTAAGGAGAGCTGTTTGAAACTCATTTGGTCCGGGAATACTTCTTTTTTTGAGAGATTTTCAGATTGGAGGGCTTATTCCAGCCCAAATCCAACTCCTGTCAAGGAGATTCGGAATTTCCATCTTATTCGATCAAGGAACCGATCCCTTGATCGGTAAAAATTTCGATCAGAATAGAATGGGGGACTCTTCCGTCAATAATATGAGTCCTTCTCACTCCTTGGTCAATCGCAGAAAGACAACATTCCACTTTGGGGATCATTCCTCCGGTGATATCTCCTTTTCGAATATAATCTTTTACTAAGGCACGGTTTAAACCGGTTACTAGTTTTCCGTCGATCAGGATCCCGCTGGTATCCGTAAGTAGGATCAGTTTTTCCGCTTTCAGAGCTCCTGCCAATTCTCCCGCAAAAGTATCCGCGTTGATATTTAAGGAATCTCCTGATCCCGATTCGGCAACAGGAGAAATGACCGGGATAAAACCTTTTTCTTGCAGAGATAAAATGACAGTCGGATCTATTTTGTCGATCTTACCGACAAGACCCACATCCACGAGTTCCGATTTTTTTCCTTCTACATCCACTTCGATCTTAGTCTTGGAAGCGACTGCCAGATTTCCGTCTTTTCCGGAAAGTCCTACTGCATTCCCACCTTCTTTATTGATCATGGAAACGATCTGTTTATTTACTTTTCCGGTGAGGACCATTTCTACCACGTCCATGGTCTCTTCATTTGTGACCCGATGTCCATGAACGAACTCGGTCGGAATATTCAGACTATCTAAGAGTCTGTTTATTTCAGGCCCACCTCCGTGTACGATGACCGGATGGATGCCTACATATTTTAGAAGAACGATATCTTTTGCGAAAGATTCCTTTAAGTCGGCCTTTGCCATTGCAGCCCCGCCATATTTGATGACCACGGTTTTCCCGGAGTATTTCGTAATATAGGGAAGGGCCTCCAGAATATTGTTGACCCTCTCAAAGGAATGTTCCATACCAAACAGAGAAATCGTTCCCCACTTGTACGTCGATTCGGAAATGTTTACAATTTTAATCACTGGAGGAAGTGGGGGCCTGGGTCGCGCTCTCGTTTCCGAATTAGGAAGTTCCGGATATTCGATCCTAAATTGGGATCTAATTTCTCCCGACAAACTCCATCCAAACGAAACATTCCAAAAAATGGACCTAACTTCTTCGGACGAACTGGAGAATGCCTGTAAAAATTTCCAGTCCGAACCTTCTTCTTCTATCCGTGGGTTTATACATTGTGCGGGTTACGGCGGTCCTTATCATAAAATCACCCAAGTTTCTTTGGAAGAATGGGACAGGATCTTTTCCATTAACCTTCGCTCTGCTTTTCAAATTACAAAATCGTTACTTCCAATTTTTAGCGCCCAAGGATTCGGAAGATTCGTTTATATCGCATCTTCATTGTCCGTGCAAGGAAGCGCCTTGTCCGTTGCCTACTCCTCTTCCAAACATGGTATGATAGGTTTTATGAAATCGATCGCTGCGGAATGGGGAGAAAAAGGAATTACGTCTAACGCAGTAAGTCCCGGTTATATGGAAACCAAGATGGGCATCCAAGAAGATCAAGTGGACGATCATCGCAAAAAAATAATAGAGATGACCCCCGTTAAGAAGATCGCTTCTCCGGAAGAGATCGCGAGAGTGGTGACTTTTTTAATTTCTTCCGAGTCCGGTTATATCAACGGTGCGAACTGGACTGTGGACGGAGGAATTACTTCGATCTAGTTTTTTTGGGAGAAGGTTTCGAAGTCGCCGGATCTTTTCCCAAGTTCAAAAAGATCTCTCTCAATTCCTTGGTAGAGTCCTCCACTTTTTCATCGATCCATAGTTCGTTTGCAGATGGGGAAGAATCGAATTTGATCTTTCTTTTTAAGATTTTCCCTCTTCTGGAAAGAAGAAGGTCCGCTTTTTTACCAGGCTGGTATTGATTTAATAATTCTGTCCAATTGCCTGGGAGAATCCTTTTGTCATCCAAAGCGATCCATTCGTCGCCTAGATTGATATCCGTTTCTTTTACGGATTTGGAAAGAAGGATCTTACTTACGATCATTCTTCCTCTTTCTTCTTTTACCCTAAATCCGGATTCGATTTTAGGTTTGGAAGCGGTCCTTTCCACCCCGATCAGATGTAAATATTTTTCAACAGGAATACGCTTCGGTTCCACGATATAAGGATCGAATTCCAGTTTAAGATCCAGGCCTGTGACCTTCTTCGCCGTTTGGAAAAATTCAGCCTTGGTAAATCCTCTTTTTTTCTCCTGGTGGAACTGCTTGTTCAAAGCAATCATGATATCGACTAGTGATTTTTTACCCTTGGTCTCTTTCAGGATATAAATATGTATGCTTAAGGATAAAATAGCACCTTTCGTATAATAAGAGATCCCGGTATTCGAAAAATTCGGATCGAAAGGACGATTATAATATTTAGTCCAAGCGGTAAAACTGGAATCTTCCAAACTCATCCAGGATTCACCCAAAGACTCCTCCAACTCCCGTATGTCCTTCCAAAGTTTGTTCAGATACTGCTGGGGGGAATAAGATCCGCAAAGAAGTAGAAAGTAGGCGTCGAAGAAGCTAGTGATACCTTCCGCGATCCATAATTCTTTTGTTAAATTCGGTTTTTGGTAATCGAAAGGGCCGAGCGCGATCGGACGAATTCTTTTTACATTCCAGTGATGGAAATATTCATGAGATAAAAGTTCTAAAAGTGTTCTGTAATTATCGGGGCTGGACCATCCATTCGGATCGAATTGGTTGATGCTACTATTTAGATGTTCCAATCCTCCATACTGATTATCGCTCATATCCAAAGCGAATAGATAATATTGATTTTCCGTTCCGCCCAACAGTTTGATCTGGGTTTCCACAATGGTTGCCAGATCCTTGGAGATCTTCTTCTTATCCTTTGTTTCAATATCTCCTAGGATGACTAGATCGAATTCGCATCCTTCTACGCTAAAACTGAGCTGCTTTTCGTTTGTAAGAAGGATAGGACAATCGAAAAATTCATCAAAGTTCTTTGCCTTCCAGGTTTGTTTGGAACCTTCCTTCTTCTTTAATCCCGTATAACAAAAGCGAAAAGGAGTTAGGGTTCTCCAACTCAGCTCCGGTTCCAGATCGATCCGATCTTTCGGGTATAAGAATGTTGCGGGAGGGTGGACTAAAATAAAATCGCTAGTGAAATAATTGGTTCGAACCGTGTGTTCGAATCCGTAGACTAGATAAGAAATTTTGAATGTTTCTCCCTTGGAAGAAACTTTCCATGTATCCAAGTCCGTTTGCTCTAGGCTCCAGCCCGGTTTGGACTGTGTAAATTGGACTTGGTGGATGGATTTAGAATAATCTCGGATCTTGTAAGAACCCGGGGACCAGTTCGGAATACAGAGAAATGTTTCCTGTTTGTCCGGGTGGACTTCCATTTCCACCTTTAATAAATGTAGATGCGGTTGGTATGTATCTAATATATATTTTACGATCACGCCTTAGGCACCGGCCTCTTTTAAGATCGCCTCTAAAGTTTCGGCGACCGTTTTAGTGGGATCCACTTTTCTCCATACTTTGCGAATGGTCCCGTCAGGTCCCACCAAAAAGCTGTCTCTAGAAAGTCCCTTGAACACTCTGCCTTGCCATTCTTGGTCTCCATAAACTCCTAAGGGACCGCTCAAACTTTGTTTCGGATCGGACAGAAGAGGGAAACTTAGATTGAACTTGTCAATAAATTGTTTATGACTGTCCAAAGAATCGGAACTGATCCCATAGACCTTTGCCCCTGCTTGGGTGAACTTTTCCAAATTGTCTCGGTAAGAGCAGGCTTGTTTAGTACAACCTGGAGTGTCGTCTTTCGGATAAAAATACAACAAGGTCCAAGAACCGGCCGAGTCTTTAGGTAGATGTACGGTGTTTCCGGTAGAGCTGGATAAACTTACTTCCGGCAATTTTTTGCCTTCCCATGAGTCAGACATAAAGTTTTCCTCCTATTTTCCCTTCCGGATAGTTTCTACCGAAAACATTTTCGGGAAAAGGAAAAAATCCGCTAAAAAACTTGAAATCTCTCGGTTTTTCTCATCCAATTACTGCTGTCGAATAACGCATGCTGCAAAATCAAAAAATTCCCACTTTACCTTTTAGAACTCTAGTCTTTATTTCTTTTTTCTTATTCTCTTTTTTCTCTCTAGGTTCTCAGGAAGAAGAGCCCATCCTAGGGTGGAAAGACTTGGATCTTAAAAGATTGGAATGGGAATCCGTACAAGGATTTAAACCTTCATTCAAATCCGGTTTCGAATCCACAGAACCTGGATATGTAAAAATAGAAAAATTCCCGATCGTTCTGAACCAAATTTATAAAACTCCCGTTTCCGACAAGGTTCAGGAATTCACCATCCAGACAAAATTCAATCTTAGTTTCGATCCTAAGGCGAAAGTGTTCTTAAATCCGATCCGATTGTACTTAAATTTTATAGGAGAGAATTGGGAAATTTATCTGAACGGTAACCTTCTACAAAAAGAGATCCATTTGGACTCGAACGGAAAAATGCAAATCCGAAAAACTCTCAGAGATCTGGACGTGCAGGTGGATTCCAGTCTATTACAAGCCGGAGAAAATAGACTCGTATTTCACATGTTAGGAGATGGGCCGGCGGTTCATCTTTCTGAGGAAGAGTATCCTGTACTTTCCCCCATCTTCACTCCGACGAATGTGGACCTCGGATTTTATCTGGATGGGGATTATACTTTAGGCGTTGAATACGATTTTTCCAAGAAAATCGGGATCTTAATCAATTTAAGTTTAAATACGATCTACATATTTTTCGGGCTTTATCACCTTCTCATTTTTTCCAAACGAAGAACGGATAAATATAACTTATACTTCGGGATCTTCTCCATTTCCATGGCTGTGTACTCTTTGAGTAGATCCACGATCATTTTCGATTTTATTCAGGACAGTACTTGGATTACAAGAATTGAATATGGTTCGGTGTCCTTGCTTGCACCTTTATTTTTACTTTTTCTTCACGATTATTTTTACGGGTCCACTTTACCGAATAAGGCGATACTTGGCATTACAGGATGGAGTTTTATTATCTTCTTCTTTTCTTTTTTAGCTCCATTCCAATACTTAATGATCAGTTTGAGAGCTTGGCAGATCTCCATACTACCTTCTCTCATTTATCTATTGTACTTCATGGGAAAAGCGGTTTACCTTAGAAAAAAAGACGCATCCCTTATGGCGATCAGCATGTTCATCATCGTATTCATTTCGGGTTACGATGTATTGGACTCCATGTTTTTCCAATCCGGAATACGATTCACGCAGTTTGCATATCTTCTTTTTGTGATTTCCTTAACCACCATACTTGCGAACAGATTTATCGATCTGTACAAACAATCCGAAGAATTGAACATAGAACTTAGTCATCAAAAACTGGAACTGGCCAGGCAGAAGAATGCATTCTTCCGTTTTGTTCCGATGCAATTTTTGAGTGTACTGGGAAAAGATTCCGCGGTGGATGTGAATCTGGGCGATTCCGCATTAAGAGAGATGAGCGTCCTATTCACGGACATTCGTTCTTTTACTACCATCTCCGAGAAGATGACTCCCGAAGAAAACTTCCGATTTATCAACGGCTATCTGGCTAAGATGGAACCTCTGATCCAAAAATACGAGGGTTTCGTGGATAAATTTATGGGAGATGCGATCCTTGCCTTGTTTTCTGCGGAAAGAGTGATTCATTCGGAGAACAATTGGGAAGGAAAATCTGCTGCGGATCGAGCGGTTCTTGCAGCAATTGATATGAGAAGAAGGGTCCGAGAACTGGAAGAAGAAGTGAAAGGTTTACACGGACATGTAAAGGGTGTAAGGATCGGGATCGGTATTAATACGGGAAATCTGATGCTTGGGACTGTAGGATCTTCTCATAGACTGGACACAACCGTAATTGGCGACACTGTGAACGTTGCATCTCGTTTGGAAAGTCTTACGAATTTGTATAAGGCGGATATACTGATCACTCAAAATACATTATCTAGTCTTACTATTGCCGACGATCTTGCGATCCGAGAAGTGGATTCGGTCGTGGTCAAAGGAAAAAGCCAAGCGATCATCATCTACGAAATTTATGAGTCTGACGATCCACATATCCGAAAACTAAAAGATGCAACTTTGCCCCTGATTTCTCGTGGAATTATTTTGTATAAAGTAGGAAATTTTAAGGAAGCTCTCCAAAATTTCGAACAGGCCTTAAAAGTTTATCCTGAAGATATAGTCGCGATCCTATACAGAAAACGTTGCCAAGAATATATAGAATCTCCGCCTGTTGGGAATTGGGTCGGGGTCCAACATCTTTTGGAAAAGTAGAAGATCGTTTTTCGCTTTCCATAGGACCGGAGGCTTTTAAGAATAGGCACCTATGATTTCTTATCCGGTGTACAAGCTCATTCATATCCTCGGTATTCTATTCTTATTCTCCGCGTACGGTGGTCTGGCACTTCACGTAATAAGTGGGGGTACAAAAGAGAACGCTCCTAAAAAACTGATCGCTTCCGCTCATGGAATAGGCATGACCTTTATATTGATCGGAGGTATTGGAATGCTGGAAAGAATAGGACTTTTGACAAGCTTTCAAGGTTGGATTATCGCCAAGGCCCTGATTTGGCTTTTCTTCGGCGGATTATTGACTGCTTATTATAAAAAACCTGAGTTCGCAAAAATACTTTGGTTCGGTCTTCCCGTGCTTGGTACATTCTCCGCATATTTGGCATTATACAAACCATTTTAAATTTTTTTAAAGAAGGTTTTTTAAGATACTCCCGTTTGAATTTTTAAGAATGGGAATATAAGGATCCGGTCCAAAAGGCCCAGGTCCTCGAGCCCGGGACCGGATATTTAACAATGACCTAAGTTTTGGGGCGGACTATAAAAATGTGTGAAGGGATAAACTTATGGCAAAGGTAAACGTTTCCAAATCGGTCAAAAAACCGTCCCCCAAAAAAGACTCCAGTCTCAAACCTATCAAAGATTTTCTAGGTTCTCGTGATCTTCCAGCCCCAGTGGATCGTTTGGAAGACGTCCGCAGAAGAGCCAGAAGGTTTAGGGATAGGTTTTTGTCGGGACCACAAGTCGTATATTACAAATCCTTTGATCTGGTGCGTGTACCTTATCCAACTAAGTATGCTTTGTTGAACGCTTTTAGTTTACCCACGCCGTTTTTGCATATCATCAATCGATTATTCATCATTCAATACAAAACTTCGGAGGGGATTAAGACCCTTTTATTCTCTCCATCCGATGTGGATGCGAACGCAGAAACTCCGTTTTTCAAAAGACTTTCCCAAAGTTTCGGCCCTTTTCAGGACCTTGGTAGAAAGATTATGGCTCCTACTTTGAATACTGTCGAACAATGTCTGAAACAAGTAGGACTTCCTCCGGAGAAGGTGGATTATATTTCGTTCGATCATTTGCATACCCAGGATCTGCGTAAATGGTTAGGAGCGAATGGTCAGCGAGGATATTTCCCGAATGCAAAACTTTTAGTAATGAAAGAAGAATGGAATTCTATCCAAGGACTGCTTCCTCCTCAATCCGATTGGTACTGTCCGAATGGATCCGGCGGTATTTCCATGGATCGGGTTGTTTTATTGGATACTGATACCGAATTAGGTGGGGGAGTGGCTTTGATCCGAACCCCCGGTCATACCTACGGAAATCATAGTTTGGTAGCAAATACTCCGGAAGGAATTTTTGTGACGAGCGAAAATGGAGTAAGTGCAGATAACTATAACCCGCTTAAGTCTAGGATCCCTGGCGTGCGAAAATATGCAAAAAACACAGGCATGGAAGTGATCTTAAATGGAAACACATTGGAGATAGGCCTTGATCAATATATCTCCATGGTACTGGAAAAAGAGATTGCGGGTCCTTCTTTGCGAAATCCGGAATTTTATAATGTTATGCCTTCTTCCGAAATGAGCGGTTTCTGGCTTTTCCCCGGAACTAGTCCAACCTTCTCATTCGGACAATTAGAATTCGGTAATATAGTTATCCGTTAGGAAATATACATGAATATACTCATCACCGGTGCAAACGGCGGTTTAGGAAAAAATCTTGCGGAGAAGGCCTATTCCTTAGGTCATAATATCCTTATCACAAATCTGAACGAAAAGGCCCTAAAAGATTTCGTGTCTAAACAAAAGTTTGACAAGAACAGGGTTTTAACCGCAAAATTGGATGTGACTTCTCCTTCCGATTGGAAGAAGGTCATGGATCTTGTTTATAAAAAATGGGGAAAACTCGACATTTTAATGAATGTGGCAGGATATCTTCTTCCCGGTTATATAGAAAATGTAAGTCCTAAGGATATAGACAGGCATATCGATATCAACGCCAAAGGCCTGATGTACGGAACTAGGGAAGCTTCTATCCGAATGATCGCACAAGGCGGAGGGCATATTATAAATATTGCATCTTTAGCGGGTGTGGCCCCGATCCCAGGAATATCTCTTTATTCCACTTCTAAGTTTGCAGTCAGAGGGTTCTCCTTAGCGGTAGCCCAAGAATTAAGACCCAAAAAAGTATTCGTCAGTGTTGTATGTCCCGATGCGATCCAAACACCGATGCTTGATCTGCAAAAAGATTATGAAGAAGCTTCTATGACATTTTCCGGAAACAGATATCTCAAAACGGAAGAAGTAACCGATATTATTTTTAATAAAGTAATTCCTAATAAACCTATGGAAGTCTTGATCCCAGGTTCCAGAGGATTTTTGGCGAAGGTCGGAAGTTTTCTACCCGGTTTGAACGCGTTACTCAGTCCTTCTCTCATGAATAAAGGTAAGAAAAAACAAACGGTCTACAAAAAGGGTTAATGTGGACCTTTTTTATTTTTTCAATTTGGCCGGGGTCACCGTATTTGCGGTGTCCGGAGCCTTGGC
It encodes the following:
- a CDS encoding SDR family NAD(P)-dependent oxidoreductase; the protein is MFTILITGGSGGLGRALVSELGSSGYSILNWDLISPDKLHPNETFQKMDLTSSDELENACKNFQSEPSSSIRGFIHCAGYGGPYHKITQVSLEEWDRIFSINLRSAFQITKSLLPIFSAQGFGRFVYIASSLSVQGSALSVAYSSSKHGMIGFMKSIAAEWGEKGITSNAVSPGYMETKMGIQEDQVDDHRKKIIEMTPVKKIASPEEIARVVTFLISSESGYINGANWTVDGGITSI
- a CDS encoding LIC_20087 family outer membrane protein, whose product is MTFDSKSLPKRKRSFFRKTFPSILQVIIPFIASLSVIYGENSSTFFWDSFDNFSKNKALFSQKGTSDQKDEKEENKVQFFSALTFKYPYEMKVFQEYLPTESASYDSIPGLPNKLPNQPKILLQKREFFALYPSLGREEVFVMAMSMGQNKENKSEAYVGANTERRAFDPLTDVRVTSSVLPGLGSNLSRGLDNQAGNLLFGYLLGRAGIQMDLGWRMVGNNVGLAIPESAKSSIGISYSLISNSGSLNKMDFFLQVSGIKRFNDKSFLPIDTPQAFKGWQQGYEYYVNPGFSISTKNLSFEGLVRLPLHQPFPNMDGLLTPEIQGMLGVKYKFSDSSPNLQK
- a CDS encoding ATP-dependent 6-phosphofructokinase; protein product: MNTKIRNFGPCKFESPAAYEYYTADESKVVFKTVFETEENWKEYIEEGAEFFEQAGPRKKIYFDPKEVTAGIVTCGGLCPGINDVIRGIVMELNYRYGVKRILGFPYGYQGLVKKYDHKPIELNPENVAHIGRDGGTILASSRGNQNPSDMVDRLSLYGVKMLFCIGGDGTLRGAKEIVKEIDRRGEEISVIGVPKTIDNDINYVQKTFGFSTAFSKAMEAVECAHVEAKGAPNGIGVVKLMGRHSGFIAVNAALASQNVNYCLIPEVDFDLHGKGSFLDVLKKRIQTREHAVIIVAEGAGQKFFGKTEERDASGNLKLGDIGVYLKNSIQEFFKAEKIEVNVKYIDPSYIIRSIPANPEDSIFCGFLAQNAVHAAMAGKTDIVIGMWNNVFTHLPIDIAIQERKVLQPTKSTLWRTLLASTGQPAHMVAE
- a CDS encoding peroxiredoxin, with protein sequence MSDSWEGKKLPEVSLSSSTGNTVHLPKDSAGSWTLLYFYPKDDTPGCTKQACSYRDNLEKFTQAGAKVYGISSDSLDSHKQFIDKFNLSFPLLSDPKQSLSGPLGVYGDQEWQGRVFKGLSRDSFLVGPDGTIRKVWRKVDPTKTVAETLEAILKEAGA
- the argB gene encoding acetylglutamate kinase; its protein translation is MEHSFERVNNILEALPYITKYSGKTVVIKYGGAAMAKADLKESFAKDIVLLKYVGIHPVIVHGGGPEINRLLDSLNIPTEFVHGHRVTNEETMDVVEMVLTGKVNKQIVSMINKEGGNAVGLSGKDGNLAVASKTKIEVDVEGKKSELVDVGLVGKIDKIDPTVILSLQEKGFIPVISPVAESGSGDSLNINADTFAGELAGALKAEKLILLTDTSGILIDGKLVTGLNRALVKDYIRKGDITGGMIPKVECCLSAIDQGVRRTHIIDGRVPHSILIEIFTDQGIGSLIE
- a CDS encoding GAF domain-containing SpoIIE family protein phosphatase is translated as MSFKQLSLALISDITARINSTDDLEELLGIIIETTKDVLNTEGCSLLLYDREEDCLVFQVAKGDKGESLTELKVPRGKGIAGMVLESLEPVIVNDAANDPRIYRNIDDAVGFTTKNLICVPMKAQGEIQGVLEAVNSLERPEFTIKDIKILEYLSDLAAIAIRNRKLIRDLKDRARELDCLYQISQAISNIGELDQFLNLTVNSISDVLGAERVSLIFQNPRTKSFELSKSIGFSLEEESHLVDESRGILNEILSQGKALLVQGQTDINPDLLTPNRYKTRSFVSVPIRQDGTIIGVLNAADKISGDSFSHQDLSILSTISNQIAEAYNSLLAKNQKEKLTSIRRDMQIASQIQLNSLPNIPKKMHLLEIETSYTASKEIGGDFYDLIYHNPDEVSILIADVSGKGIAAALFMEFSKTIIAGEVARNSSTSISLMGANRIIQEKSGYFMFVTVMLTRINMLKKRIRYSSAGHNEQLLYKAKEKKVLLLSGKGMPLGIKESEIEEHEVEYQPGDLLVLYTDGVSETTNEGGEMYSLENLAKLIERNGDMPVENLKELILDTTDAFRGEADPHDDYTLVMVRLN
- a CDS encoding M61 family metallopeptidase — protein: MEVHPDKQETFLCIPNWSPGSYKIRDYSKSIHQVQFTQSKPGWSLEQTDLDTWKVSSKGETFKISYLVYGFEHTVRTNYFTSDFILVHPPATFLYPKDRIDLEPELSWRTLTPFRFCYTGLKKKEGSKQTWKAKNFDEFFDCPILLTNEKQLSFSVEGCEFDLVILGDIETKDKKKISKDLATIVETQIKLLGGTENQYYLFALDMSDNQYGGLEHLNSSINQFDPNGWSSPDNYRTLLELLSHEYFHHWNVKRIRPIALGPFDYQKPNLTKELWIAEGITSFFDAYFLLLCGSYSPQQYLNKLWKDIRELEESLGESWMSLEDSSFTAWTKYYNRPFDPNFSNTGISYYTKGAILSLSIHIYILKETKGKKSLVDIMIALNKQFHQEKKRGFTKAEFFQTAKKVTGLDLKLEFDPYIVEPKRIPVEKYLHLIGVERTASKPKIESGFRVKEERGRMIVSKILLSKSVKETDINLGDEWIALDDKRILPGNWTELLNQYQPGKKADLLLSRRGKILKRKIKFDSSPSANELWIDEKVEDSTKELREIFLNLGKDPATSKPSPKKTRSK